The Faecalibaculum rodentium genome segment GGGGAACACTACTTGTATTCCTCCAGCATGCCAAGCTTCAAGTCAAGCAGTTTCTCCGTAAGATCCACGTAGTATACCTGCGGGTTCACGAACCGCTTGATCTCCTCCCACAGCGTGTCCATTTCCCGCTTGGAGTACGCCCGGATGCCCTCCAGTGTCGGGCAGTCATACACGAGCTCTCCGTTCCGGAAAATCTCCACCAGCAGAGGACGCAGTTCGTAAGTGCCACCGACAATCGTTTTGTACTTCCACTTCTTCATCGGGTGGTAAATCGTGAGATCCTTCTCCGGATCCAGCACTTCGTCCTGCAGCGCGATCACATCCGCAATGGCCTTGCCTTCTTCCTTGTCCAGGATCCGGTACAGGTTCTTATACCCCGGATCCGTGGTTTTCTCATCGTTTTCCGAGATCTTGATCCGCGGGATCCACTCCCCATCATGATTGACCGCACTCATTTTGTACACACCGCCAAACACCGGGGTGTTCTTCGAACAGATCATGTTTTCCCCCACACCGAAGGAATCGATCTTGGCTCCCTGCTGGTGAATCAGCGATTCGATGAGGTACTCATCCAGGGAGTTGGAGACCACGATCGCACAGTCCTGCATCCCGTTATCGTCCAGGATCTTCCGGATCTTCTTCGACAGATACGCCATATCACCGGAATCGATCCGCACACCCTTCAGGCGGTAGCCATTGGGTTCCAGGTATTCCTTCGCCACGCGAATGGCATTCTGGATCCCGCTTTTCAGCGTGTTGTAGGTATCGATCAGCAGTGTGCAGGAATTGGGGAACTGCTTCGCGTAGGCCAGGAACGCATCATATTCCGTGGGATAGCTCTGAACAAAGGAATGGGCCATGGTCCCCAGCACCGGGATGCCGAATTTCTGCCCTGCATAGGTCGTGGCCGTTCCAGCACAGCCGGCGATATAGGCAGCCCTGGCACCCATCACTGCAGCATCGAAGTTATGTGCACGCCGGGCACCGAATTCCATGACCGGTCTGCCCTCTGCCGCCTGTACGATGCGACGGGCTTTGGTGGCAATCAGTGTCTGGTGGTTGAGTGCCAGAAGCAGTGCGGTTTCCACCAGCTGTGCCTCGATGATCGGTGCCTTCACACGGACCAACGGTTCGTGCGGAAACACCGGGGTGCCTTCGGGAATCGCCCAGAGATCACCGGTGAACCGGATGTTGGCCAGGTAGTCCAGGAACTCCGGCGTAAACTGGCCAAGACCAGCCAGATATTCAATGTCCTCCGGCTCGAACCGCAGGTTCTGTACATAGTCAATGATC includes the following:
- a CDS encoding nicotinate phosphoribosyltransferase, giving the protein MKEVRNLSLVMDFYELTMSQVYFEDGLKDTEVVFDLFYRRNPDNGGLAVFCGLEQIIDYVQNLRFEPEDIEYLAGLGQFTPEFLDYLANIRFTGDLWAIPEGTPVFPHEPLVRVKAPIIEAQLVETALLLALNHQTLIATKARRIVQAAEGRPVMEFGARRAHNFDAAVMGARAAYIAGCAGTATTYAGQKFGIPVLGTMAHSFVQSYPTEYDAFLAYAKQFPNSCTLLIDTYNTLKSGIQNAIRVAKEYLEPNGYRLKGVRIDSGDMAYLSKKIRKILDDNGMQDCAIVVSNSLDEYLIESLIHQQGAKIDSFGVGENMICSKNTPVFGGVYKMSAVNHDGEWIPRIKISENDEKTTDPGYKNLYRILDKEEGKAIADVIALQDEVLDPEKDLTIYHPMKKWKYKTIVGGTYELRPLLVEIFRNGELVYDCPTLEGIRAYSKREMDTLWEEIKRFVNPQVYYVDLTEKLLDLKLGMLEEYK